The Pseudomonas baetica genome includes a region encoding these proteins:
- a CDS encoding NAD(P)/FAD-dependent oxidoreductase produces MATTLYPESYYAASANAVPPRPALQDDVETDVCVIGAGYTGLSCALFLLENGFRVTVLEAAKVGFGASGRNGGQIVNSYSRDIDVIERTVGPRQAQLLGQMAFEGGRIIRERVAKYNIQCDLKDGGVFAALSAKQMGHLESQKRLWERFGHTQLELLDQRRIREVVACDQYVGGMLDMSGGHIHPLNLALGEAAAVESLGGTIYEQSPAVRIERGANPVVHTPQGKVRAKFIIVAGNAYLGNLVPELAAKSMPCGTQVITTEPLGDELAKTLLPQDYCVEDCNYLLDYYRLTGDKRLIFGGGVVYGARDPANIEAIIRPKMLKAFPQLKDVKIDYAWTGNFLLTLSRLPQVGRLGDNIYYSQGCSGHGVTYTHLAGKVLAEALRGQAERFDAFADLPHYPFPGGQMLRTPFAALGAWYYGLRDKFGM; encoded by the coding sequence ATGGCGACCACCCTTTACCCAGAGTCTTATTACGCTGCGTCGGCGAATGCCGTACCGCCACGTCCGGCCTTACAGGATGATGTGGAGACGGACGTGTGTGTGATCGGCGCCGGGTATACCGGGCTGTCCTGCGCGCTGTTTCTGTTGGAGAACGGTTTTCGCGTGACCGTGCTGGAAGCGGCCAAGGTCGGCTTCGGCGCATCGGGCCGCAATGGCGGGCAGATCGTCAACAGCTACAGCCGCGACATCGACGTGATCGAACGCACCGTCGGTCCCAGGCAGGCGCAATTGCTTGGGCAGATGGCTTTCGAAGGCGGGCGCATCATTCGCGAACGCGTAGCGAAGTACAACATCCAGTGCGACCTGAAGGACGGCGGTGTGTTCGCAGCGCTGTCGGCCAAACAGATGGGGCACCTGGAATCGCAGAAGCGTCTGTGGGAGCGCTTCGGTCATACACAGCTCGAACTGCTCGATCAACGCCGCATTCGCGAAGTCGTGGCCTGCGATCAATATGTAGGCGGGATGCTCGACATGAGCGGCGGGCATATTCACCCGTTGAACCTGGCGCTCGGTGAAGCGGCTGCGGTGGAGTCCTTGGGTGGCACTATCTATGAACAATCGCCGGCAGTGCGTATCGAGCGCGGCGCCAACCCTGTTGTGCATACGCCGCAAGGCAAGGTCAGGGCCAAGTTCATCATCGTTGCCGGCAACGCCTACCTCGGCAATCTGGTGCCGGAACTGGCGGCCAAATCCATGCCGTGCGGCACGCAGGTGATTACCACCGAGCCTCTGGGCGATGAACTGGCAAAGACCCTGCTGCCGCAGGACTACTGCGTCGAAGACTGCAACTACCTGCTCGACTACTACCGACTGACAGGTGACAAACGCCTGATCTTCGGCGGTGGCGTGGTGTATGGCGCACGGGATCCGGCGAACATCGAAGCAATCATCCGCCCGAAAATGCTCAAGGCATTCCCGCAACTCAAAGACGTGAAAATCGACTACGCGTGGACCGGAAATTTCCTGCTGACACTGTCGCGCTTGCCGCAGGTAGGTCGCCTGGGCGACAACATCTATTACTCGCAAGGCTGCAGCGGGCACGGTGTGACTTATACGCATCTGGCCGGCAAGGTGCTGGCTGAGGCATTACGTGGTCAGGCGGAGCGTTTTGATGCGTTCGCTGATCTGCCGCACTACCCGTTCCCTGGCGGGCAAATGCTGCGTACACCGTTTGCGGCGCTAGGCGCCTGGTATTACGGTCTGCGCGACAAGTTCGGGATGTAA
- a CDS encoding DUF2214 family protein encodes MLVHWFLAAIHLLAFALGFWAVLTRGAAFSRLAAGMGEARRVLLADNLWGISALILLVTGGMRAFGGYEKGTDYYLHQPLFHLKMTLFVLILLIELAPMITLVKWRIASARGAALETGRAKLYSRISHIEALLLVLMVIAATGMARGVTFS; translated from the coding sequence ATGCTGGTTCACTGGTTTCTGGCGGCTATTCATCTATTGGCTTTTGCCTTGGGCTTTTGGGCAGTGCTGACGCGCGGAGCGGCGTTCAGTCGCTTGGCCGCCGGCATGGGGGAGGCCCGACGGGTTTTGCTCGCCGATAATCTATGGGGTATTTCTGCGTTGATTCTGCTTGTGACGGGTGGGATGCGGGCGTTTGGTGGATATGAAAAGGGCACTGACTACTATCTTCATCAGCCGCTGTTCCATCTGAAGATGACGCTGTTTGTGCTCATCCTGCTGATAGAGCTCGCGCCGATGATCACATTGGTCAAATGGCGAATCGCATCAGCGCGCGGTGCGGCACTCGAAACGGGGCGTGCAAAGTTGTACTCGCGAATCAGTCATATCGAGGCGCTGTTGCTCGTGTTGATGGTAATAGCGGCCACAGGTATGGCGCGAGGCGTGACATTCTCTTAG
- the csrA gene encoding carbon storage regulator CsrA gives MLILTRKVGESINIGDDITITILGVSGQQVRIGINAPKNVAVHREEIYQRIQAGLTAPDKPQTP, from the coding sequence ATGCTGATACTCACCCGCAAAGTCGGTGAAAGCATAAACATTGGTGATGACATCACCATCACCATTCTGGGCGTTAGCGGCCAGCAAGTACGAATCGGTATCAACGCTCCGAAAAACGTTGCGGTGCACCGTGAAGAGATTTATCAACGCATTCAGGCCGGGCTGACCGCCCCGGACAAGCCACAAACTCCCTGA
- a CDS encoding SPOR domain-containing protein, with product MRKLVWIVAALALAGCGEGKSVDTPKPKTTVAAAPAVTSAPQWDLEVRGETPQAVSDLSGWLIEHAFVPTVIKDASGKTRILIGPFNSQAEAQARKVQVDAALVKAKKQNVESVLVEHPLTP from the coding sequence GTGCGCAAATTGGTCTGGATAGTCGCGGCACTGGCATTGGCAGGATGTGGGGAGGGCAAGAGTGTTGATACTCCAAAGCCGAAAACGACAGTCGCCGCCGCTCCTGCGGTAACCTCTGCGCCGCAGTGGGATCTCGAGGTGCGCGGTGAAACGCCTCAGGCAGTCAGCGACTTGAGTGGCTGGCTGATCGAACATGCTTTCGTGCCGACGGTCATCAAGGACGCTAGCGGCAAAACGCGGATTCTGATTGGCCCGTTCAACTCCCAGGCCGAGGCGCAAGCTCGCAAGGTGCAAGTCGATGCGGCATTGGTGAAGGCCAAAAAGCAGAATGTCGAATCGGTGTTGGTTGAGCATCCGCTCACGCCGTAA
- a CDS encoding siderophore-interacting protein, with the protein MASANPYKLFDVTLHRKTQLSPHMMRITLCGPSVNEMATWAPDQRVKLFFPAADGSQSRLSQGDGWYARFRAMLADRRPAMRTYTIRHLRASLGEVDIDFVLHGETGPASRWALRAQPGESMQILAPDRHFSARDAGGFEWKPPKVLKQVLLVADATALPAAMGILDELAGLAEPPQVQAFFEVDSALDRLAIPDWPGLSARWLIRDQAPEAVAGALMVKAVCDAKLPVCISSPGRAVELVNVDIDKDILWETAEAAPEGFYGWVGGESAAVMSLRRYLIKECGIPRESLNLMGYWRYNKSGG; encoded by the coding sequence ATGGCCTCCGCCAACCCCTACAAATTGTTCGATGTCACCTTGCATCGTAAAACGCAGTTGAGCCCGCATATGATGCGGATCACGCTCTGCGGCCCGTCAGTCAACGAAATGGCCACTTGGGCGCCGGATCAACGGGTGAAGCTGTTTTTTCCGGCCGCCGATGGTTCGCAATCACGACTTTCCCAAGGAGACGGTTGGTACGCTCGCTTCCGGGCGATGCTGGCGGATCGACGTCCCGCCATGCGCACCTACACGATTCGCCATTTGCGCGCCTCACTGGGGGAGGTGGATATCGATTTCGTCCTGCATGGTGAGACCGGCCCGGCTTCGCGTTGGGCACTGCGAGCGCAACCGGGTGAGTCGATGCAGATCCTCGCGCCTGACCGTCATTTCTCCGCCCGCGATGCTGGTGGATTCGAATGGAAGCCGCCGAAAGTGCTCAAGCAGGTTCTACTCGTCGCTGACGCGACTGCGCTGCCGGCTGCCATGGGTATTCTTGATGAGTTGGCGGGGCTCGCTGAGCCACCCCAGGTCCAGGCGTTCTTCGAAGTGGATAGCGCTCTGGATAGGCTTGCCATTCCTGACTGGCCAGGGCTGTCAGCGCGGTGGTTGATCCGGGATCAAGCGCCTGAAGCGGTCGCCGGAGCTTTGATGGTAAAAGCGGTGTGCGATGCAAAGCTGCCTGTTTGTATCTCTTCGCCGGGGCGTGCGGTCGAGTTGGTCAATGTCGACATAGACAAGGACATTCTCTGGGAAACTGCCGAGGCGGCCCCCGAAGGATTTTACGGTTGGGTCGGCGGAGAGTCTGCGGCGGTGATGAGCCTGCGCAGATACTTGATCAAGGAATGCGGTATCCCTCGCGAATCACTCAATCTGATGGGCTATTGGCGTTACAACAAATCCGGCGGTTAG
- a CDS encoding endonuclease, which produces MISRCFALLLLFIAMGAQAGAPRTFTEAKKVAWKLYAPQSTEFYCGCKYTGNRVDLKACGYVPRKNAKRASRIEWEHIVPAWQFGHQRQCWQEGGRKNCTRYDPTYQKAEADLHNLVPSIGEVNGDRSNFSYGWLPVQSGQYGSCLTQVDFKAKKVMPRPSIRGMIARTYFYMSKQYGLRLSKQDRQLYEAWDKTYPVQDWERQRNQSVACVMGRGNEFVGPVNMKACG; this is translated from the coding sequence ATGATTTCCCGCTGTTTTGCTTTGCTGTTGCTGTTCATCGCCATGGGCGCCCAAGCTGGCGCGCCTCGCACCTTTACCGAAGCCAAGAAGGTCGCCTGGAAACTGTATGCGCCGCAATCCACCGAGTTTTATTGCGGGTGTAAATACACCGGCAACAGGGTTGATTTGAAAGCCTGCGGCTATGTCCCCCGCAAAAATGCCAAACGCGCATCGCGCATCGAGTGGGAGCACATCGTGCCGGCCTGGCAGTTCGGCCATCAGCGCCAATGCTGGCAGGAAGGTGGACGCAAGAATTGCACTCGTTACGACCCAACCTATCAGAAAGCCGAAGCTGACCTGCATAACCTGGTGCCGAGTATTGGCGAGGTCAACGGTGATCGCAGCAATTTCAGTTACGGCTGGCTGCCCGTGCAATCCGGCCAGTACGGCTCATGCCTGACCCAGGTCGACTTCAAGGCCAAGAAGGTCATGCCCCGCCCTTCGATTCGCGGCATGATCGCCCGCACCTATTTCTACATGAGCAAACAGTACGGCTTGCGACTGTCGAAACAGGATCGCCAACTTTACGAGGCGTGGGACAAGACCTACCCAGTGCAAGACTGGGAACGCCAGCGCAATCAGAGCGTGGCGTGCGTGATGGGGCGCGGCAATGAATTTGTCGGCCCTGTGAACATGAAAGCCTGCGGCTGA
- a CDS encoding DUF1654 domain-containing protein, with product MHVQLNKDNLVATSPDAPDAYERMGMRVQKIINSPTAQKAKAALIFRLPEEPMDDWERLLEEIDENDNVTLAYRDDGGVQIFWVVPKED from the coding sequence ATGCACGTACAGCTTAATAAGGATAACCTCGTGGCCACCTCCCCTGATGCTCCTGACGCTTATGAACGCATGGGTATGCGCGTTCAGAAAATCATCAATTCCCCCACCGCACAAAAAGCCAAAGCTGCACTGATCTTCCGCCTCCCGGAAGAGCCGATGGATGACTGGGAGCGCCTGCTCGAGGAAATCGACGAGAACGACAACGTCACCCTCGCCTATCGAGACGATGGCGGCGTGCAGATTTTTTGGGTTGTGCCGAAGGAAGATTGA
- a CDS encoding asparaginase has protein sequence MTSAFKTFVPGTLALLLLLPTALQAKEAETQTKLANVVVLATGGTIAGAGASAANSATYQAAKVGVEQLVAGIPELNKLANVRGEQVMQIASESITNDNLLQLGRRVAELADSKDVDGIVITHGTDTLEETAYFLNLVEKTDKPIIVVGSMRPGTAMSADGMLNLYNAVAVASSKEARGKGVLVTMNDEIQSGRDVSKMINIKTEAFKSAWGPLGMVVEGKSYWFRLPAKRHTMDSEFDIKNIKSLPDVEIAYSYGNVSDTAYKALAQSGAKAIIHAGTGNGSVSSRVAPSLQALRKDGVQIIRSSHVNAGGFVLRNAEQPDDKYDWVVAHDLNPQKARILAMVALTKTNDSKELQRMFWEY, from the coding sequence ATGACATCTGCTTTCAAAACCTTCGTTCCGGGCACCTTGGCCCTCCTCCTGCTCCTGCCTACTGCCCTACAGGCAAAAGAAGCCGAAACACAGACCAAACTTGCCAACGTCGTAGTACTCGCCACTGGCGGCACCATTGCCGGCGCCGGTGCCAGCGCAGCCAACAGCGCCACTTATCAAGCCGCCAAGGTTGGCGTTGAACAACTGGTTGCCGGTATCCCCGAACTGAACAAACTGGCGAATGTGCGTGGCGAACAAGTCATGCAGATCGCTTCGGAAAGCATCACCAACGACAACCTGCTGCAGTTGGGCCGTCGTGTCGCCGAACTGGCTGACAGCAAAGACGTCGACGGTATCGTCATTACACACGGCACTGACACCCTGGAAGAGACCGCTTACTTCCTGAACCTGGTAGAGAAAACCGACAAGCCGATCATTGTTGTAGGCTCGATGCGTCCGGGCACCGCCATGTCGGCGGACGGCATGCTCAACCTGTACAACGCCGTGGCCGTGGCCAGCAGCAAAGAGGCACGCGGCAAAGGCGTACTGGTGACCATGAACGATGAAATCCAGTCCGGTCGCGACGTCAGCAAAATGATCAACATCAAGACCGAAGCATTCAAAAGCGCATGGGGCCCACTGGGCATGGTGGTTGAAGGCAAATCCTACTGGTTCCGCCTGCCAGCCAAGCGCCACACCATGGATTCGGAATTCGACATCAAAAATATCAAGAGCCTTCCTGATGTCGAAATCGCCTATTCCTACGGCAACGTGAGCGACACCGCCTACAAGGCACTCGCCCAGTCCGGCGCCAAAGCCATCATTCACGCCGGTACCGGCAACGGCTCGGTGTCCTCCCGCGTGGCTCCATCCCTGCAAGCATTGCGCAAGGATGGCGTGCAAATCATCCGCTCGTCCCACGTTAACGCTGGCGGTTTCGTTCTTCGTAACGCCGAACAGCCTGACGACAAGTATGACTGGGTCGTTGCTCACGACCTGAATCCGCAGAAAGCGCGCATCCTGGCAATGGTCGCACTGACCAAAACCAACGACAGCAAAGAGCTGCAACGGATGTTCTGGGAATACTGA
- a CDS encoding sugar ABC transporter substrate-binding protein, translating into MKLPFAGRLLAVAMLAATAAALPVSSAFAESPEKPKVALVMKSLANEFFLTMEDGAKAYQKEHSADFDLISNGIKDETDTAGQTRIVEQMILAKVNALVIAPSDSKAMVPVIKKAVDAGITVINIDNQLDPQIVKSKNISVPFVGPDNRKGARLVGEYLAKQLKAGDEVGIIEGVSTTTNAQQRTAGFKDAMEAAQIKIVSLQSGDWEIDKGNKVAASILSEYPDVKALLAGNDSMAVGAVSAVRAAGKAGQVQVVGYDNINAIKPMLKDGRVLATADQYAAKQAVFGIETALKIIKGEKVDSGANGVIETPVELVTK; encoded by the coding sequence ATGAAGCTGCCATTTGCTGGACGTCTTCTTGCTGTCGCTATGCTGGCTGCCACAGCCGCTGCACTACCTGTCTCTTCGGCGTTCGCCGAATCCCCTGAAAAACCTAAAGTCGCACTGGTCATGAAATCTCTGGCCAACGAGTTCTTCTTGACCATGGAAGATGGCGCCAAGGCCTACCAGAAAGAACACTCCGCCGATTTCGACCTGATCTCCAACGGCATCAAGGACGAAACCGACACGGCGGGCCAGACCCGCATCGTCGAGCAAATGATTCTGGCCAAAGTTAATGCCCTGGTCATCGCACCTTCTGACTCCAAGGCCATGGTGCCGGTGATCAAGAAAGCCGTCGACGCCGGCATCACCGTGATCAACATCGACAACCAGCTCGATCCGCAAATCGTCAAAAGCAAAAACATCAGCGTGCCATTCGTAGGCCCGGACAACCGCAAAGGTGCACGTCTGGTCGGTGAGTACCTGGCCAAGCAGCTCAAGGCCGGTGACGAAGTCGGCATCATTGAAGGCGTCTCCACGACGACCAATGCCCAGCAGCGTACCGCTGGTTTCAAGGATGCGATGGAGGCGGCGCAGATCAAGATCGTGTCCCTGCAGTCCGGTGACTGGGAAATCGACAAAGGCAACAAGGTTGCCGCATCGATTCTCAGTGAATACCCGGATGTGAAAGCGCTGCTGGCGGGTAACGACAGCATGGCTGTCGGCGCCGTTTCCGCCGTGCGTGCCGCCGGCAAGGCGGGTCAGGTGCAGGTTGTCGGCTACGACAACATCAATGCCATCAAGCCAATGTTGAAGGATGGTCGTGTCCTGGCGACTGCCGATCAATATGCCGCCAAACAAGCTGTGTTCGGCATCGAGACCGCGCTGAAAATCATCAAGGGCGAGAAGGTCGACAGCGGTGCCAATGGCGTGATTGAAACGCCGGTCGAGCTGGTCACCAAGTAA
- a CDS encoding sugar ABC transporter ATP-binding protein: MSVSAPNAVLSVRGIGKTYAQPVLAGIDLTLMRGEVLALTGENGAGKSTLSKIIGGLVTPTTGQMQYQGKDYCPGSRTQAEDLGVRMVMQELNLLPTLSVAENLFLDNLPSNGGWISRKQLRKAAIEAMAQVGLDAIDPDTLVGELGIGHQQMVEIARNLIGDCHVLILDEPTAMLTAREVEMLFEQITRLQARGVSIIYISHRLEELARVAQRIAVLRDGNLVCVEPMANYNSEQLVTLMVGRELGEHIDMGPRKIGAPALTIKGLTRSDKVRDVSFEVRAGEIYGISGLIGAGRTELLRLIFGADVADSGTIALGSPARVVNVRSPVDAVRNGIALITEDRKGEGLLLSQSISANIALGNMSEISSAGFVNNGDEISLAQRQIDAMRIRSSSPTQLVSELSGGNQQKVVIGRWLERDCSVLLFDEPTRGIDVGAKFDIYALLGELTRQGKALVVVSSDLRELMLICDRIGVLSAGRLIDTFERDSWTQDDLLAAAFAGYQKRDALLNEAAPRDLP, encoded by the coding sequence ATGTCAGTTTCCGCCCCGAACGCTGTCCTCTCGGTCCGCGGTATCGGTAAGACCTATGCGCAACCGGTGCTTGCCGGCATCGATTTGACGCTGATGCGCGGTGAAGTGCTGGCGCTGACCGGCGAGAATGGCGCCGGGAAAAGCACCCTGTCGAAGATCATTGGCGGCTTGGTCACTCCGACCACCGGCCAGATGCAATATCAGGGCAAGGACTATTGCCCAGGCAGTCGCACCCAGGCTGAAGATCTCGGCGTGCGCATGGTCATGCAAGAACTCAATCTGTTACCGACGCTGTCGGTTGCGGAAAACCTGTTTCTCGACAATCTGCCGAGCAATGGTGGCTGGATCAGCCGCAAGCAATTGCGTAAAGCCGCCATCGAAGCCATGGCGCAGGTCGGGCTCGACGCGATCGATCCGGACACGCTGGTCGGGGAGTTGGGCATCGGGCATCAGCAGATGGTCGAAATCGCCCGTAATCTTATCGGCGATTGTCATGTACTGATTCTCGACGAGCCGACCGCGATGCTCACCGCGCGTGAAGTTGAAATGCTCTTCGAGCAGATCACCCGTTTGCAGGCGCGGGGCGTTTCGATCATCTACATTTCCCACCGTCTGGAAGAGCTGGCGCGAGTAGCGCAACGCATTGCCGTACTGCGTGACGGCAATCTGGTCTGCGTCGAGCCGATGGCCAACTACAACAGCGAGCAACTGGTGACGCTGATGGTCGGCCGTGAACTGGGCGAGCATATCGACATGGGGCCGCGCAAGATTGGCGCGCCAGCGTTGACGATCAAAGGTCTGACTCGCTCCGACAAAGTGCGCGATGTCTCGTTCGAAGTGCGGGCCGGGGAGATCTACGGGATTTCCGGGCTGATCGGAGCAGGGCGCACAGAACTGCTGCGTTTGATTTTCGGTGCCGATGTCGCCGACAGCGGCACGATTGCGCTGGGCTCGCCAGCGCGAGTGGTGAACGTGCGTTCGCCGGTGGATGCGGTGCGCAATGGCATCGCGTTGATTACCGAGGACCGCAAGGGCGAAGGCTTGCTGCTCAGCCAGTCGATCAGCGCCAATATCGCCCTGGGTAACATGTCGGAAATTTCCAGTGCTGGTTTCGTCAACAATGGCGACGAAATCTCTTTGGCGCAGCGTCAGATCGATGCCATGCGAATCCGCAGTTCCAGCCCTACGCAGTTGGTGTCCGAGTTGTCCGGCGGCAACCAGCAGAAAGTCGTGATCGGCCGTTGGCTTGAGCGAGATTGCTCGGTGCTGTTGTTCGATGAGCCGACCCGGGGCATCGATGTCGGCGCCAAGTTCGACATTTATGCCTTGCTTGGTGAACTGACTCGACAGGGCAAAGCGCTGGTGGTGGTGTCCAGTGACCTGCGTGAATTGATGCTGATCTGCGACCGGATCGGTGTGCTGTCGGCCGGACGTCTGATCGACACCTTCGAGCGTGACAGCTGGACCCAGGATGATTTGCTCGCCGCCGCGTTCGCCGGCTACCAAAAACGTGATGCGTTGCTCAACGAAGCGGCGCCTAGGGATCTCCCATGA
- a CDS encoding ABC transporter permease, with product MKTASPASKRSGNFYGLGTYLGLAGALLAMIALFSVLSSHFLSYNTFSTLANQIPDLMVLAVGMTFVLIIGGIDLSVGSVLALAASTVSVAMLGWGWSVLPSALLGMAVAALAGTITGSITVAWRIPSFIVSLGVLEMARGLAYQMTGSRTAYIGDSFAWLSNPIAFGISPSFIIALLVIFVAQAVLTRTVFGRYLIGIGTNEEAVRLAGINPKPYKILVFSLMGLLAGIAALFQISRLEAADPNAGSGLELQVIAAVVIGGTSLMGGRGSVISTFFGVLIISVLAAGLAQIGATEPTKRIITGAVIVIAVVLDTYRSQRASRRG from the coding sequence ATGAAAACTGCATCTCCTGCCAGTAAACGTAGTGGCAATTTCTACGGACTGGGCACCTATCTCGGCCTGGCCGGTGCCTTGCTGGCGATGATCGCGCTGTTCTCGGTCTTGAGCAGCCACTTTCTGTCCTATAACACCTTCAGTACGCTGGCCAACCAGATCCCCGACCTGATGGTTCTGGCTGTGGGCATGACCTTCGTGCTGATCATCGGTGGCATCGACCTTTCGGTGGGCTCAGTGCTGGCGCTGGCGGCATCGACGGTCAGCGTCGCCATGCTCGGCTGGGGCTGGAGCGTCTTGCCCTCGGCGCTGCTCGGCATGGCAGTTGCGGCTCTGGCCGGGACCATCACTGGCTCGATCACCGTAGCGTGGCGGATACCTTCGTTTATCGTTTCCCTTGGCGTGCTGGAAATGGCCCGCGGTCTGGCTTACCAGATGACGGGTTCGCGCACGGCCTACATCGGCGATTCGTTTGCCTGGCTGTCGAACCCGATCGCGTTCGGTATCTCGCCATCGTTCATCATTGCCTTGCTGGTGATCTTTGTCGCGCAGGCGGTTTTGACGCGCACGGTGTTCGGCCGTTACCTGATCGGCATCGGCACCAACGAAGAGGCTGTGCGCCTGGCGGGGATCAATCCGAAGCCCTACAAGATTCTGGTCTTCAGCCTGATGGGCCTGCTGGCCGGTATCGCCGCGCTGTTTCAGATTTCCCGTCTGGAAGCGGCTGACCCGAATGCCGGTTCCGGTCTGGAACTGCAAGTGATCGCCGCGGTAGTGATCGGCGGCACCAGCCTGATGGGCGGCCGGGGTTCGGTAATCAGCACATTCTTCGGTGTGTTGATTATTTCCGTACTGGCGGCCGGTCTGGCGCAGATCGGTGCAACCGAGCCGACCAAGCGCATCATCACCGGCGCAGTGATTGTCATTGCGGTAGTGCTCGATACCTATCGCAGCCAACGCGCCAGTCGGCGGGGCTGA
- a CDS encoding LacI family DNA-binding transcriptional regulator yields MATIKDVAALAGISYTTVSHVVNNSRPVSQEVRLKVEAAIKSLDYVPSAVARSLKAKTTATIGLLVPNSLNPYFAELARGIEDYCERNGYCVILCNSDDNPEKQRSYLRVLLEKRIDGLIVASAGGDSGLAQGLAGVKTPMVIVDRGLDGVDADLVRIDHEYGAYLATRHLLELGHRDIATIGGPASTSVAQMRQAGYCRALKEAGIEVRQERMLESDFTSTGGYNAAAVLLEKNPPSAIFAGNDMIGIGVLRAAAERNVRVPTELSVIGFDDIQMSRYVYPALTTVGQSILQLGEMAAEVLLRRIATPSLGTDQRIVTPSIVLRESTAPLSGVFTEYR; encoded by the coding sequence ATGGCGACGATCAAGGATGTGGCGGCTCTCGCGGGGATTTCCTATACGACCGTGTCGCACGTGGTGAACAACTCCCGGCCGGTCAGTCAGGAAGTGCGGCTGAAAGTCGAGGCAGCCATCAAGAGCCTCGATTATGTACCCAGTGCGGTGGCGCGTTCGCTGAAAGCCAAGACCACTGCAACTATTGGTTTATTGGTGCCCAACAGTCTCAACCCGTACTTCGCTGAACTGGCGCGGGGCATCGAGGATTACTGCGAGCGTAACGGCTACTGCGTGATCCTCTGTAACTCCGATGACAACCCGGAAAAACAACGAAGCTATTTGCGTGTTCTGCTGGAAAAACGCATCGACGGCTTGATCGTCGCCTCTGCCGGCGGTGACAGTGGCTTGGCGCAGGGGTTGGCCGGGGTGAAAACGCCTATGGTGATTGTCGACCGTGGACTGGACGGCGTTGATGCCGATCTGGTGCGCATCGATCATGAATACGGCGCGTACCTCGCCACCCGTCATCTGCTGGAGCTGGGTCACCGCGACATCGCGACCATCGGTGGCCCGGCGAGCACAAGCGTGGCGCAAATGCGTCAGGCCGGATATTGCCGGGCGCTGAAAGAGGCCGGCATCGAGGTGCGCCAGGAGCGCATGCTGGAAAGTGACTTCACCAGTACCGGCGGTTACAACGCTGCGGCCGTTTTGCTTGAAAAGAATCCGCCGAGCGCGATCTTCGCGGGTAATGACATGATTGGTATCGGTGTGCTGCGCGCGGCGGCAGAGCGTAATGTGCGAGTGCCCACCGAGCTGTCAGTCATCGGCTTCGACGATATCCAGATGAGCCGTTACGTCTACCCGGCACTGACCACCGTCGGCCAGTCGATCCTGCAACTGGGCGAGATGGCGGCCGAAGTATTGCTGCGAAGGATTGCTACCCCGAGCCTGGGCACCGATCAACGGATCGTGACCCCGAGTATTGTCTTGCGCGAGTCGACCGCGCCGCTGTCCGGCGTGTTCACCGAATACCGCTGA